One genomic segment of Catalinimonas alkaloidigena includes these proteins:
- a CDS encoding nickel-binding protein: MPIYIDIHKLEGNPTEEDVRLAHQADLAVQDEFGVRFLQYWFNEEASTVYCLIDGPNPDAVNACHWSSHCHTPCNIQEVEPVYLKLFMGEEAPLDRDMTLTTDGKTDAANRTILLTDIRRINNTQNKYYLVPIKPKNLVADAIAKFNGKFVEYIIEEKIIGVFDSPINAIRCARNIQESIQRRQHKHTENSEWDIHYRIALNIGQPLTEKGGFFEKAIMQADRLSMIAPPNQVIMTAQLKELLQMETEGSLYPATLSSAKVLSGSEVAFTDELFETVEQNLQAESLNVAKLAKLMGLSRVHLYRKVSALTGKSPNDFIKEVRMREAWSLLQSKKKSISEVAYEVGFSSPSYFTKIFHKKYGYPPSELQMA; encoded by the coding sequence ATGCCTATTTATATTGATATACACAAGTTAGAAGGAAACCCTACTGAAGAAGATGTTAGGCTTGCCCATCAGGCTGATTTAGCTGTACAGGATGAGTTTGGCGTACGATTCCTGCAATACTGGTTTAATGAAGAGGCCTCTACCGTCTACTGTCTGATTGACGGTCCAAATCCGGATGCCGTAAACGCCTGCCATTGGTCATCCCACTGTCATACTCCCTGTAACATACAGGAGGTGGAACCGGTATACCTTAAGCTTTTTATGGGAGAAGAAGCTCCACTGGACCGTGACATGACGCTCACCACAGATGGTAAAACAGATGCCGCCAACCGTACCATACTGCTTACCGATATACGCAGAATAAACAACACGCAAAATAAATATTATCTGGTTCCGATAAAACCCAAGAACCTGGTAGCGGATGCCATCGCTAAGTTTAACGGTAAATTTGTAGAGTATATCATAGAAGAAAAGATCATCGGCGTATTTGATTCTCCTATCAATGCCATCAGATGTGCCAGAAATATACAGGAAAGTATACAGAGGCGACAGCATAAGCATACTGAAAACAGTGAATGGGATATCCATTACCGAATAGCCCTGAACATAGGCCAGCCCCTCACTGAAAAAGGCGGATTTTTTGAAAAGGCCATCATGCAGGCTGACCGACTGAGCATGATCGCTCCACCCAATCAGGTGATCATGACAGCACAACTAAAAGAGTTGCTGCAGATGGAAACCGAAGGTTCGCTATACCCGGCTACACTTTCTTCTGCTAAAGTATTGAGTGGCTCGGAAGTAGCGTTTACCGATGAGCTGTTTGAAACTGTAGAGCAAAACCTGCAGGCAGAATCCCTGAATGTTGCTAAGCTTGCTAAGCTGATGGGCTTAAGCCGGGTTCACCTTTACCGCAAAGTAAGTGCCCTGACCGGAAAATCCCCCAATGACTTTATCAAGGAAGTACGTATGAGGGAAGCCTGGAGCCTTTTACAATCTAAAAAGAAAAGCATCTCCGAAGTAGCCTACGAAGTCGGGTTTTCCAGCCCGTCTTATTTTACCAAAATCTTCCACAAGAAATATGGATACCCTCCTTCTGAATTACAAATGGCATGA
- a CDS encoding acyl-CoA dehydrogenase family protein, with amino-acid sequence MITSPTPTLQKDLLDKVREIKPVLLKYAKEAEENRRLSDPVLDAMKEAGLFRIWKPKAYGGLETDPITAFEIFEELAKIDSAASWNLQLTAGIDIILQCFSDEAMDDVFATEEEVIVASSLHPPGQAIPVKGGYQISGHWKISTGCQYANWFFTNAIVMEGEKPRTYGNGQPVIICLMAPTHEGKVVDSWDTIGMRGTASHDFTFEGIFVPEHRIAPMLPIDNAVGSAFQGALYRNSVWYAVSALAAPALGIARSALDEILALTKQKVPNYTQAVLKDNQHIQMKLAEAEATFRAGRAYLFEILHDTWETALQGLRITTEQRMQLQLSSTYAIRSCVDAVNIAHEMAGLSGMRESGNIQRHFRDIHTIKHHAFISTDRYQAVGQLMLGLEPNWPFFYF; translated from the coding sequence ATGATAACATCTCCAACCCCTACCCTTCAAAAAGACCTTTTGGATAAGGTCAGGGAAATTAAACCTGTGCTCCTCAAATACGCTAAAGAAGCAGAAGAAAACAGAAGATTATCCGACCCTGTACTTGATGCGATGAAAGAAGCTGGTTTGTTCAGGATATGGAAGCCCAAAGCTTATGGCGGATTGGAAACAGATCCTATTACCGCCTTTGAAATATTTGAGGAGCTTGCAAAAATAGACAGTGCCGCAAGTTGGAACCTCCAGCTCACTGCCGGAATTGATATCATCCTCCAATGCTTTTCCGATGAAGCTATGGATGATGTCTTCGCTACGGAAGAAGAAGTGATTGTCGCTTCTTCCCTGCATCCCCCCGGACAAGCCATACCGGTGAAAGGAGGCTACCAGATAAGCGGACACTGGAAAATCTCTACGGGCTGTCAGTATGCCAATTGGTTTTTTACCAATGCCATCGTAATGGAGGGAGAAAAGCCCCGAACTTATGGCAACGGTCAGCCCGTCATCATTTGCCTTATGGCTCCAACCCACGAAGGTAAGGTAGTGGATAGCTGGGACACCATTGGCATGAGAGGAACTGCGAGTCATGATTTTACTTTTGAGGGTATTTTTGTCCCGGAACATCGTATTGCGCCCATGCTGCCCATTGATAATGCTGTCGGCTCCGCTTTTCAGGGAGCACTCTACCGCAACTCTGTATGGTATGCTGTATCTGCGCTGGCGGCACCGGCTTTGGGAATTGCCCGCAGTGCGCTGGATGAGATTTTAGCGCTGACGAAGCAAAAAGTCCCAAACTACACTCAGGCTGTTTTAAAAGACAATCAGCACATTCAAATGAAACTGGCAGAGGCAGAAGCGACATTCAGAGCAGGTAGAGCCTATTTATTTGAAATCCTGCATGATACCTGGGAAACTGCCCTGCAGGGATTGAGGATCACTACCGAACAAAGAATGCAGCTCCAGTTATCCAGCACTTACGCCATACGCTCATGTGTAGACGCTGTCAATATAGCACATGAAATGGCCGGGCTAAGTGGCATGCGAGAATCGGGTAACATACAACGACATTTCAGAGATATCCATACCATTAAGCATCACGCATTTATCTCCACTGACCGCTATCAGGCAGTAGGACAATTGATGCTAGGGCTAGAGCCTAACTGGCCTTTTTTCTATTTCTGA